The Luteibacter flocculans genomic interval AATCCTTGGTGACGCGGTTGATCTCGGCCAGGCTGGTCACACCGTTCCTCACCTTGAGCAGCGCCGAGGCGCGGAGGTCGTTGATCCCGGCCTTGCGGGCCACTTCGGCGATCTGGAGAGCGTTGCCCCCCTCCAGGACGATCTTCTGGATGTCCTCGACCATGGGCATGACCTGGTATATGCCCACGCGGCCCTTGTAGCCCTCGTTGCAGCTGTCGCACCCCACCGCTTCGTAGATGGTGATGCCCTCGTCGATTTCCTCCTGGGTGAACCCCTCCGCCAGCAGTGCGGCCGGCGGGAGCTGGATCGCCCGCTTGCAGTCGTGCAGGCGTCGGGCCAGGCGCTGGGCGATGATCAGGGTGACCGAGGAGGTGATGTTGTAGGGCGCGATGCCCATGTTCATCAGGCGGGAGATCGTCTGTGGCGCGTCGTTCGTGTGCAGGGTGGACAGCACCATATGGCCGGTTTGGGCGGCTTTCACGGCGATCTCGGCGGTTTCGAGGTCGCGGATTTCGCCGACCATGATCACGTCCGGATCCTGGCGCAGGAAGGAGCGTAGGGCGGCCGCGAAGGTCATGCCGCGCTTGGTGTTCTGCTGAACCTGATTGATGCCCTCGACGCGGATTTCGACCGGGTCTTCCACCGTGGAGATATTGCGTCCCTCGGTGTTGAGGATGTTGAGCGCCGTATACAGCGACACAGTCTTACCCGAGCCGGTCGGGCCGGTGACCAGCACCATGCCGTAGGGTTTCTCGATAGCTTCCAGATACAGCTTCTTCTGGAGTTCCTCGTAACCCAGCTTGTCGATGCCGAGCTTGGCCGACGAACCGTCGAGGATACGCAGCACGATCTTCTCGCCGAACAGCGTGGGCAACGTGCTGACGCGGAAGTCGATCGCGCGGGTCTTGGTCAGGTTGAGCTTGATGCGGCCATCTTGCGGCACGCGGCGTTCGGCGATGTCCAGGCCGCTCATGACCTTGATGCGCGAGGCGATCCGGTTGCCCAGCTTGATCGGCGCAGTGGCTACGATGCGCAGGATGCCGTCCATTCGCAGGCGCACGCGATAAACCGTTTCGAACGGCTCGAAGTGGATATCCGAGGCGCCGCGCTTGATGGCGTCCACCAGGATCTTGTTCACGAACTTGACGACCGGGGCGTCGTCGTTGGCGTTCGCGTCGATGCCGGTGGTGCCTTCGCCGTCGTCGTCGCCCGTTTCCATTACCAGTTCGTCGAGCCCGCCGTCCTCGAAACCGGGCACGTTGGCGTTCATCGCCGAAAGGGCGCTATCGATCACCCGGCGCAACTGCCCACGCTCGACCAGTACCGGCTCGACCATGTGGTTCGAGTGGAACTTGATCTCGTCGAGCGCGTGCGACTGCATCGGGTCGGCGATGCCGACGAACAGCCGCTTGCCGCGCTTGAACAGGGGAAGTGCCTGGTGCTTCGTGATCAAAGCCTCGGTCACCAGGTCCAGTGGCATCGCGCCCGGCGCCATGGAACCGATGTCCATCAACGGCATGCCGAATTCCGACGAGGCCACCTGAGACAGCTTGCCGCTGTCGACCAGATTGTGGTCAACCAGCCAGGCTGAGAGAGAAACACGTTTCTCGGCGGCATCCTGCACGGCCTTGCGCACGTCCGCCTCTGGCAGCACACCTTCACTGACGAGGCGCCGTGCCATGCCGGTCAAGCCGGCGAGCATGGGCTGATGCATTTGTGATGCCATCTTGAATCCCGAATCCCCGAGGTATGGTCCTGAATCTACTCTAGATTGTGTTCCCGGTCACGCGCAGCGCGGTGAAGGCGCGCGTCATTCGCTTTCCTTCCGCTATCATGCCGCAG includes:
- the pilB gene encoding type IV-A pilus assembly ATPase PilB, translating into MASQMHQPMLAGLTGMARRLVSEGVLPEADVRKAVQDAAEKRVSLSAWLVDHNLVDSGKLSQVASSEFGMPLMDIGSMAPGAMPLDLVTEALITKHQALPLFKRGKRLFVGIADPMQSHALDEIKFHSNHMVEPVLVERGQLRRVIDSALSAMNANVPGFEDGGLDELVMETGDDDGEGTTGIDANANDDAPVVKFVNKILVDAIKRGASDIHFEPFETVYRVRLRMDGILRIVATAPIKLGNRIASRIKVMSGLDIAERRVPQDGRIKLNLTKTRAIDFRVSTLPTLFGEKIVLRILDGSSAKLGIDKLGYEELQKKLYLEAIEKPYGMVLVTGPTGSGKTVSLYTALNILNTEGRNISTVEDPVEIRVEGINQVQQNTKRGMTFAAALRSFLRQDPDVIMVGEIRDLETAEIAVKAAQTGHMVLSTLHTNDAPQTISRLMNMGIAPYNITSSVTLIIAQRLARRLHDCKRAIQLPPAALLAEGFTQEEIDEGITIYEAVGCDSCNEGYKGRVGIYQVMPMVEDIQKIVLEGGNALQIAEVARKAGINDLRASALLKVRNGVTSLAEINRVTKD